One genomic region from Nymphaea colorata isolate Beijing-Zhang1983 chromosome 10, ASM883128v2, whole genome shotgun sequence encodes:
- the LOC116263324 gene encoding receptor like protein 22-like isoform X1, with amino-acid sequence MGEGAAAIARPPNPLLLCRSTIIFLGMFVIGVVCASKDETPPPPTSTETSGAVSRICLANQSSALLQFKRSLLEMQPDVLSSWQHNGSDCCHWKGVTCNNLTGFVIALEIPFHDLGLYGYDQDIYLKGVAIDSSLFKLPYLQRLDLSYNLLNGIIPKRLVELTHLTHLNLSHCEFSGQIPVELSQMTRLVSLDLSYNPRLLLQHPNFLQLFRGFVHLEHLRLDRADVSMSLREVSMTLSSSQELQTISLSGCNISGTMDESLLHFQSLSYLDLGSNKLESSILEGLCSLGNITSLRLRGNFMTGAIPPCLFSLPSLKVLDLGRNHLISQIPNPIPSSLTELDLSDNGLTGSIPSSLFNLSFLATLDLSHNLLTENFPSSHFNLPFLKKLVLSGNSLTGTIPLWLFNFSSLEELDLSSNYLLGVPSMLFNPISPLKTADLSDNSLSRSVPPWLFNLSSLDSLDLSNNFLTGVPSLLFNSNSSLTTLDLSHNNLMGRIPPLLFTLPSLRKLNLGSNKFSDLLANFDNNLYSQHLEFLQLDHNFLSGDIPSFVKRLPALKSIDLSSNCFNVTVDLSFFFSIKGLAALDLSNNTRLTVDSSHSSDDAQGSSKDSSGIQSLKLNSCNIRTFPRFVCKLNDLVALELSNNNIEGEIPSCLWWELSSFDALVLDHNKLHGFEEPAHRISLAADGGLLYMSVSNNPIEGEIPTFLCDVAPTFLDMSENSLMGEIPDCLGKQVTVLNLRKNQLGGQIPDGFESGLLEFVALSDNLLTGKIPRSLFNRSSLRVLDLGNNKLNDSFPSQLGQLPKLQVLILRSNHLHGPITVDASQQEFHWLKIFDISNNYFSGSLPHELFQGFKAMMSGTKENEIEFFEIGLTFLSGYWERDVDHFVEETIKGEYRLHKEFKRDLTIIDLSSNNFTGRIPEEIGSLTSLYILNISTNHLVGSIPESFGKLQQMESLDLSYNQLSGVIPGDLSYNDSHGMIPQGNQFNTFPASPFKPASPFEGNPMLCGLMVNRSCPHAGGDGLVEKKNKQIKEKGWKYGSVEFGFAVGLVITTLSFLFMNRVTDWYWDRTDRMIDFILQRVFPSRFGRRRH; translated from the coding sequence ATGGGCGAAGGTGCCGCTGCAATTGCTCGACCACCGAATCCATTATTGCTATGCAGAAGCACCATTATTTTTTTGGGTATGTTCGTTATTGGTGTGGTATGTGCTTCGAAGGATgaaacaccaccaccaccaacaagtACAGAAACGAGCGGAGCAGTTTCGAGGATCTGCCTCGCCAACCAGAGTTCAGCACTTCTTCAATTCAAGCGGAGCCTTCTGGAGATGCAACCTGATGTGCTGAGCTCATGGCAGCACAATGGATCCGACTGCTGTCACTGGAAAGGAGTTACTTGCAATAACCTCACTGGCTTCGTCATTGCATTGGAGATACCTTTTCATGATCTTGGCCTTTATGGATATGATCAAGATATCTATCTTAAAGGTGTCGCCATTGACTCTTCCCTGTTCAAGCTTCCATATTTGCAACGTCTGGATCTCAGCTACAACCTATTGAACGGTATCATCCCCAAGAGACTCGTGGAACTCACCCACCTGACCCACCTCAATCTGTCCCATTGTGAGTTCTCTGGTCAGATCCCAGTAGAGTTGTCCCAAATGACACGATTGGTCTCTCTTGATCTCTCTTATAATCCTCGCCTACTACTCCAGCATCCTAATTTCTTACAGCTTTTCAGGGGCTTCGTTCATTTGGAGCACCTTCGACTGGATAGAGCTGACGTCTCCATGAGCTTAAGAGAAGTAAGCATGACCTTGTCCTCATCTCAGGAACTGCAAACAATAAGCTTATCTGGGTGTAATATTTCTGGCACAATGGACGAATCACTTCTCCATTTTCAGTCGCTATCTTACTTGGATTTGGGGTCCAACAAACTTGAAAGTAGTATCCTTGAAGGTTTATGCTCGCTTGGGAACATCACTTCGTTAAGGCTTCGTGGAAATTTCATGACCGGGGCAATTCCGCCATGTCTTTTCAGTCTTCCCTCTTTAAAGGTGCTGGACCTAGGCCGCAACCATCTCATCTCCCAAATCCCCAACCCGATCCCCTCCTCCCTAACTGAACTGGACCTAAGTGACAACGGACTAACTGGGAGCATTCCCTCATCACTCTTCAACCTCTCCTTTCTAGCAACACTAGACCTCAGCCACAATCTTCTAACAGAGAACTTTCCTTCTTCCCACTTCAATCTCCCTTTCCTAAAAAAGTTAGTCCTCAGTGGGAATAGCCTAACTGGGACCATTCCATTGTGGCTTTTCAACTTCTCCTCCTTAGAAGAACTAGACCTCAGTAGCAACTATCTGCTTGGAGTTCCCTCAATGCTTTTCAATCCAATCTCACCGTTGAAAACAGCGGACCTTAGTGATAATTCCCTAAGTCGGAGTGTTCCCCCATGGCTTTTCAACCTCTCCTCCTTAGATTCACTAGACCTTAGCAACAACTTCCTAACTGGGGTTCCCTCGCTGCTTTTCAACTCAAACTCCTCCTTAACAACACTAGACCTTAGTCACAACAACTTGATGGGCAGAATTCCTCCCTTGCTTTTCACCCTTCCTTCCTTAAGGAAACTAAACCTCGGAAGTAATAAGTTCAGTGATCTGCTCGCCAACTTTGACAATAACCTATACTCCCAGCACTTGGAATTCCTTCAGCTTGATCACAATTTTCTTAGTGGTGATATCCCTTCTTTCGTCAAGAGACTTCCTGCCTTGAAAAGCATTGACCTTTCCTCTAATTGTTTCAATGTTACCGttgatctttctttcttttttagtatCAAGGGCCTTGCTGCATTGGACCTTTCCAATAACACAAGGCTGACAGTTGATTCATCCCATTCCAGCGACGATGCACAAGGTAGTTCCAAGGATTCTTCTGGGATTCAATCTTTAAAATTGAACTCTTGTAATATTCGGACTTTTCCTAGATTTGTCTGTAAACTTAACGATCTTGTGGCTCTAGAGCTTTCCAACAATAACATTGAAGGGGAGATACCATCTTGCCTGTGGTGGGAACTTAGTAGTTTTGATGCTCTGGTTCTTGATCATAACAAGCTACATGGTTTTGAAGAGCCAGCCCATCGGATTAGCTTAGCTGCAGATGGCGGCCTTTTGTACATGTCTGTCTCCAATAATCCGATCGAAGGGGAAATTCCAACTTTCCTTTGCGATGTAGCACCAACGTTCTTGGACATGTCAGAGAATTCCTTGATGGGTGAGATACCGGATTGCCTTGGTAAACAAGTGACTGTACTGAATTTGAGAAAGAATCAACTAGGAGGCCAAATTCCTGATGGATTCGAGTCGGGGCTTCTCGAGTTTGTCGCCTTGAGTGACAACTTACTCACTGGCAAAATTCCAAGGTCTCTCTTCAATCGCTCATCTTTGAGGGTCCTGGATCTAGGAAACAACAAGTTGAACGACTCTTTTCCTTCTCAGCTAGGCCAACTACCTAAGCTTCAAGTGCTGATTTTGAGGTCCAACCATCTACATGGACCTATTACAGTTGACGCTTCTCAGCAAGAATTTCATTGGTTAAAGATCTTCGACATATCTAACAATTACTTTTCAGGGTCTCTCCCACATGAGTTGTTTCAAGGCTTCAAGGCCATGATGTCAGGTACCAAAGAGaatgaaattgagttctttgaaATTGGCTTGACCTTCTTGAGTGGGTATTGGGAACGGGATGTTGACCATTTTGTGGAGGAAACAATCAAGGGAGAATATCGTTTGCATAAAGAGTTCAAGAGGGACTTGACTATCATAGACCTATCTAGCAATAATTTCACAGGCCGAATTCCTGAAGAGATAGGGTCCTTGACGTCCttatacatattaaacatttCTACAAACCATCTAGTTGGCTCCATCCCCGAGTCATTTGGAAAGTTGCAGCAGATGGAGTCGTTAGATCTCTCTTACAACCAGTTATCAGGAGTTATACCTGGGGACCTGTCATACAATGACTCGCATGGGATGATACCACAAGGAAACCAGTTCAATACTTTTCCGGCGTCTCCTTTTAAACCGGCATCTCCTTTTGAAGGAAACCCGATGCTTTGTGGACTAATGGTGAACAGATCTTGCCCTCATGCTGGAGGAGATGGTCTCgttgagaagaaaaacaagcaaataaAAGAGAAGGGATGGAAGTATGGATCAGTAGAATTCGGTTTTGCAGTTGGCTTGGTGATCACAACTCTCTCCTTCTTGTTCATGAACAGAGTAACAGATTGGTATTGGGATCGAACTGACAGGATGATAGACTTCATCTTGCAGCGGGTTTTCCCTTCTCGATTTGGCAGGCGTAGGCATTAA
- the LOC116261988 gene encoding putative receptor like protein 25: MKELEVLILRSNHLHGPITQQEFPWLKIFDISSNYFSGYLPHELFRGFKSMMSGTPEHKDELIQMVGRIGISGLNFPLEVLKVPLEVEETIKGEYRLFKEEVKKELIIIDLSSNNFTGQIPEEIGSLTSLYVLNISRNHLVGSIPESFGKLQQMESLDLSHNQLSGVIPEELSVLTFLEVLDLSYNDLHGMIPQGNQLSTFPASSFEGNPKLCGPQVNRSCSHAVGDGSHAGADGLVEEENKQIKEKGWKYGSVGFGFAVGLVITTLPFLFMNRAADWYRDRTDRMIDFILQWVFPSRFGRRRH; the protein is encoded by the coding sequence atgaaagagctggaAGTGCTGATTTTGAGGTCCAACCATCTACATGGACCTATTACACAGCAAGAATTTCCTTGGTTAAAGATCTTCGACATATCTAGCAATTACTTTTCAGGGTATCTCCCACATGAGTTGTTTCGAGGTTTCAAGTCCATGATGTCAGGTACCCCGGAGCATAAAGATGAGTTAATTCAAATGGTCGGGAGGATCGGGATTTCGGGACTAAATTTTCCACTGGAAGTGCTGAAAGTTCCACTCGAAGTGGAGGAAACAATCAAGGGAGAATATCGTTTGTTTAAAGAAGAGGTCAAGAAGGAGTTGATTATCATAGACCTATCTAGCAATAATTTCACAGGCCAAATTCCTGAAGAGATAGGGTCCTTGACATCTTTATACGTATTAAACATTTCTAGAAACCATCTAGTTGGCTCCATCCCTGAATCATTTGGAAAGTTGCAGCAGATGGAGTCGTTAGATCTCTCTCACAACCAGTTATCTGGAGTTATACCAGAGGAGCTATCTGTACTCACATTTCTTGAAGTCTTGGACCTGTCATACAATGACTTGCATGGGATGATACCTCAAGGAAACCAGCTCAGTACTTTTCCGGCATCTTCTTTTGAAGGAAACCCCAAGCTTTGTGGACCACAGGTGAACAGATCTTGCTCTCATGCTGTAGGAGACGGCTCTCATGCTGGAGCAGATGGTCTGGTTGAGGAGGAAAACAAGCAAATAAAAGAGAAGGGATGGAAGTATGGATCAGTAGGATTCGGTTTTGCAGTTGGGTTGGTGATCACAACTCTCCCCTTCTTGTTCATGAACAGAGCAGCAGATTGGTATCGGGATCGAACTGACAGGATGATAGACTTCATCCTTCAGTGGGTTTTCCCTTCTCGATTTGGTAGGCGTAGGCATTGA
- the LOC116263324 gene encoding receptor-like protein 43 isoform X2 → MGEGAAAIARPPNPLLLCRSTIIFLGMFVIGVVCASKDETPPPPTSTETSGAVSRICLANQSSALLQFKRSLLEMQPDVLSSWQHNGSDCCHWKGVTCNNLTGFVIALEIPFHDLGLYGYDQDIYLKGVAIDSSLFKLPYLQRLDLSYNLLNGIIPKRLVELTHLTHLNLSHCEFSGQIPVELSQMTRLVSLDLSYNPRLLLQHPNFLQLFRGFVHLEHLRLDRADVSMSLREVSMTLSSSQELQTISLSGCNISGTMDESLLHFQSLSYLDLGSNKLESKLSNNNIEGEIPSCLWWELSSFDALVLDHNKLHGFEEPAHRISLAADGGLLYMSVSNNPIEGEIPTFLCDVAPTFLDMSENSLMGEIPDCLGKQVTVLNLRKNQLGGQIPDGFESGLLEFVALSDNLLTGKIPRSLFNRSSLRVLDLGNNKLNDSFPSQLGQLPKLQVLILRSNHLHGPITVDASQQEFHWLKIFDISNNYFSGSLPHELFQGFKAMMSGTKENEIEFFEIGLTFLSGYWERDVDHFVEETIKGEYRLHKEFKRDLTIIDLSSNNFTGRIPEEIGSLTSLYILNISTNHLVGSIPESFGKLQQMESLDLSYNQLSGVIPGDLSYNDSHGMIPQGNQFNTFPASPFKPASPFEGNPMLCGLMVNRSCPHAGGDGLVEKKNKQIKEKGWKYGSVEFGFAVGLVITTLSFLFMNRVTDWYWDRTDRMIDFILQRVFPSRFGRRRH, encoded by the exons ATGGGCGAAGGTGCCGCTGCAATTGCTCGACCACCGAATCCATTATTGCTATGCAGAAGCACCATTATTTTTTTGGGTATGTTCGTTATTGGTGTGGTATGTGCTTCGAAGGATgaaacaccaccaccaccaacaagtACAGAAACGAGCGGAGCAGTTTCGAGGATCTGCCTCGCCAACCAGAGTTCAGCACTTCTTCAATTCAAGCGGAGCCTTCTGGAGATGCAACCTGATGTGCTGAGCTCATGGCAGCACAATGGATCCGACTGCTGTCACTGGAAAGGAGTTACTTGCAATAACCTCACTGGCTTCGTCATTGCATTGGAGATACCTTTTCATGATCTTGGCCTTTATGGATATGATCAAGATATCTATCTTAAAGGTGTCGCCATTGACTCTTCCCTGTTCAAGCTTCCATATTTGCAACGTCTGGATCTCAGCTACAACCTATTGAACGGTATCATCCCCAAGAGACTCGTGGAACTCACCCACCTGACCCACCTCAATCTGTCCCATTGTGAGTTCTCTGGTCAGATCCCAGTAGAGTTGTCCCAAATGACACGATTGGTCTCTCTTGATCTCTCTTATAATCCTCGCCTACTACTCCAGCATCCTAATTTCTTACAGCTTTTCAGGGGCTTCGTTCATTTGGAGCACCTTCGACTGGATAGAGCTGACGTCTCCATGAGCTTAAGAGAAGTAAGCATGACCTTGTCCTCATCTCAGGAACTGCAAACAATAAGCTTATCTGGGTGTAATATTTCTGGCACAATGGACGAATCACTTCTCCATTTTCAGTCGCTATCTTACTTGGATTTGGGGTCCAACAAACTTGAAAGTA AGCTTTCCAACAATAACATTGAAGGGGAGATACCATCTTGCCTGTGGTGGGAACTTAGTAGTTTTGATGCTCTGGTTCTTGATCATAACAAGCTACATGGTTTTGAAGAGCCAGCCCATCGGATTAGCTTAGCTGCAGATGGCGGCCTTTTGTACATGTCTGTCTCCAATAATCCGATCGAAGGGGAAATTCCAACTTTCCTTTGCGATGTAGCACCAACGTTCTTGGACATGTCAGAGAATTCCTTGATGGGTGAGATACCGGATTGCCTTGGTAAACAAGTGACTGTACTGAATTTGAGAAAGAATCAACTAGGAGGCCAAATTCCTGATGGATTCGAGTCGGGGCTTCTCGAGTTTGTCGCCTTGAGTGACAACTTACTCACTGGCAAAATTCCAAGGTCTCTCTTCAATCGCTCATCTTTGAGGGTCCTGGATCTAGGAAACAACAAGTTGAACGACTCTTTTCCTTCTCAGCTAGGCCAACTACCTAAGCTTCAAGTGCTGATTTTGAGGTCCAACCATCTACATGGACCTATTACAGTTGACGCTTCTCAGCAAGAATTTCATTGGTTAAAGATCTTCGACATATCTAACAATTACTTTTCAGGGTCTCTCCCACATGAGTTGTTTCAAGGCTTCAAGGCCATGATGTCAGGTACCAAAGAGaatgaaattgagttctttgaaATTGGCTTGACCTTCTTGAGTGGGTATTGGGAACGGGATGTTGACCATTTTGTGGAGGAAACAATCAAGGGAGAATATCGTTTGCATAAAGAGTTCAAGAGGGACTTGACTATCATAGACCTATCTAGCAATAATTTCACAGGCCGAATTCCTGAAGAGATAGGGTCCTTGACGTCCttatacatattaaacatttCTACAAACCATCTAGTTGGCTCCATCCCCGAGTCATTTGGAAAGTTGCAGCAGATGGAGTCGTTAGATCTCTCTTACAACCAGTTATCAGGAGTTATACCTGGGGACCTGTCATACAATGACTCGCATGGGATGATACCACAAGGAAACCAGTTCAATACTTTTCCGGCGTCTCCTTTTAAACCGGCATCTCCTTTTGAAGGAAACCCGATGCTTTGTGGACTAATGGTGAACAGATCTTGCCCTCATGCTGGAGGAGATGGTCTCgttgagaagaaaaacaagcaaataaAAGAGAAGGGATGGAAGTATGGATCAGTAGAATTCGGTTTTGCAGTTGGCTTGGTGATCACAACTCTCTCCTTCTTGTTCATGAACAGAGTAACAGATTGGTATTGGGATCGAACTGACAGGATGATAGACTTCATCTTGCAGCGGGTTTTCCCTTCTCGATTTGGCAGGCGTAGGCATTAA
- the LOC116262675 gene encoding pentatricopeptide repeat-containing protein At5g43790-like: MSATSLLILPLHSLPSSDSLSPKHLHLSLPRKLISRRRASSPPLPITSEGLPPSPSFLPHGTDSSTLYREMVSLLRSCDNLQHLKQIHARLFRLNLHMKIFFVTQLVALYAAFAAMDYALRLFDFKKKKNVFLWNAMIRGYSKSACPHRSIEVFCDMLLEFRPDEFTFPYLLRSCESICEGKQVHAHVWKAGLDDNVFACSALIAMYGNFGAIGEAHKVFDKMPERDVVCWNVIITGYSRAGNPEMVLFMFQQMVQQEIVPTSVTMVNVLGACGDTGALIQGRWIHEFTVRNKIQMNLFVETALIAMYSKCGDVEAARKVFDEAEHRDLVLWSAMLGGYGMNGCGMEALELFSLMETCGLKPDSITFVSLLSACSHAGLVEECLNLFSSMSKGYGIEPEIEHYACVVDLLGRCGQLEEAIRFIECMPKKPGASIWGALLGASRVHGDVALAEKAADRLFELEPENAGNYVLLCNLYVDCGRLTDAMGLRRAMRKKKIKKVPGCSLIEVGNRVNSFTVGSKSHPESERIYAALEWLNLHAMELGYQINGVSFSDD, translated from the coding sequence ATGAGCGCCACTTCCCTTCTGATCCTGCCCCTCCACAGCCTCCCTTCTTCCGACTCCCTCTCACCGAAGCACCTTCACCTGTCCCTCCCAAGAAAGCTCATCTCTCGCCGTCGTGCCTCCTCCCCGCCCCTCCCTATTACCTCGGAAGGACTTCCTCcgtctccttccttccttccacATGGCACCGACAGCTCAACACTTTACCGAGAGATGGTCTCCCTCTTGCGTTCTTGCGACAACCTTCAGCATTTGAAGCAAATTCACGCCCGCTTGTTCCGGCTCAACCTCCACATGAAGATCTTCTTCGTCACGCAGCTTGTCGCCCTGTATGCAGCCTTCGCAGCCATGGACTACGCTCTTCGACTCTTCgacttcaagaagaagaagaatgtctTCCTCTGGAATGCGATGATTCGTGGGTATTCGAAGTCCGCCTGCCCGCACAGGTCAATTGAAGTTTTCTGCGATATGCTTCTGGAATTCCGGCCCGACGAATTCACGTTTCCTTACCTTCTGAGATCTTGTGAGTCGATTTGTGAAGGGAAACAGGTGCATGCTCATGTCTGGAAGGCTGGCTTGGACGATAATGTGTTCGCTTGCTCTGCCTTGATAGCAATGTACGGGAATTTCGGTGCAATTGGGGAGGCGCACAAGGTGTTTGACAAAATGCCTGAAAGAGATGTTGTTTGCTGGAATGTTATAATTACTGGTTATTCTCGTGCAGGGAATCCGGAAATGGTCCTGTTCATGTTCCAACAGATGGTTCAACAGGAGATAGTGCCCACTTCTGTGACAATGGTTAATGTCTTGGGTGCTTGCGGCGATACGGGTGCGTTAATTCAGGGAAGATGGATTCATGAGTTCACGGTCAGGAACAAGATTCAGATGAACTTATTCGTTGAGACTGCACTAATCGCCATGTACTCAAAGTGTGGCGATGTTGAGGCAGCTCGGAAAGTGTTTGATGAGGCAGAACATAGGGATTTAGTGCTCTGGAGTGCAATGCTGGGAGGATATGGAATGAACGGTTGTGGAATGGAAGCACTGGAACTATTTTCTTTAATGGAAACTTGTGGTTTGAAGCCAGACAGCATCACATTCGTCTCCCTTCTCTCGGCATGCAGCCATGCTGGACTTGTTGAGGAATGCTTGAATTTGTTCAGTTCAATGAGTAAGGGTTACGGGATCGAGCCAGAGATTGAGCATTACGCCTGTGTGGTTGATCTTCTGGGCCGGTGTGGCCAGCTAGAAGAAGCCATTAGATTCATAGAATGCATGCCTAAGAAGCCTGGTGCAAGCATTTGGGGTGCTTTGTTAGGTGCCTCCAGAGTGCATGGGGATGTCGCCTTGGCAGAGAAGGCTGCGGACAGATTGTTTGAGCTGGAGCCAGAGAATGCAGGAAATTATGTACTGCTATGCAACTTATATGTCGATTGTGGAAGATTGACAGATGCAATGGGTTTAAGGAGAgcaatgaggaagaagaaaatcaagaaagtgCCAGGTTGTAGTCTGATAGAGGTTGGGAACAGAGTTAACTCATTTACTGTGGGGAGCAAGTCTCACCCAGAGAGTGAGAGAATTTATGCTGCACTTGAATGGTTGAACCTTCATGCTATGGAACTGGGCTACCAGATTAATGGAGTTTCTTTCTCTGATGATTAA
- the LOC116261987 gene encoding LRR receptor-like serine/threonine-protein kinase FLS2 codes for MGQGAAAIPQAPSPLLLCRSTILFLGLLVIGVVCAWKDETPPPPTSTATRGAASRICLSNQSSALLQFKQSFLNIYEFYRPDALISWQRDGSDCCHWKGVTCNNLTGFVIALEIPAPDFGDVIAGIAVDSSLFKLRYLQRLDLSYNQLNGAIPKRLVELTHLTHLNLSHCGFSGQIPVELSQMTRLVSLDLSYNDGLLLQHPNFSQLFRGLVHLEHLRLDRVDVSMSLRDVSMSLSSSHDLQTFSLSGCNISGPMDESLLHFQSISYLDLGSNKLESSIVEGLCSLGDITSLRLRASFMTGPIPPCLFSLPSLKELDLGGNHLNSGIPNLQLSQIASSLTELDLSGNRLTGSIPSSLFNLSFLATLDLSHNLLTENIPSSHFNLPFLKKVVLSGNSLTGTIPSWLFNLSSLEELDLSSNRLLGIPSSLFNPISSLKTVDLSDNFLTRSVPLLLFNLSSLESLDLSNNYLTGVPSVLFNSNSSLTTLDLSHNSLIGSIPPFFFTLPSLTKLNLGSNKFSDLLANFDNNLYSQYLEILQLDHNFLSGDIPSFVNRLRSVKNIDLSSNCFNFTIDLSFFFSIKGLFALDLSNNTRLTVDSSYSSDDAQGLSNNNIEGEIPFCLWEVIHFGGLDLDHNKLHGFEEPAQGITGYGLSYMSVSNNRIQGEIPTFLCNFHDG; via the exons ATGGGCCAAGGTGCTGCTGCAATTCCTCAGGCACCAAGTCCATTATTGCTATGCAGAAGCACCATTTTGTTTTTGGGTCTGTTGGTTATTGGTGTGGTATGTGCTTGGAAGGATgaaacaccaccaccaccaacaagtACAGCAACAAGGGGAGCAGCTTCGAGGATCTGCCTCTCCAACCAGAGTTCAGCACTTCTTCAATTCAAGCAGAGCTTTCTCAACATTTATGAATTTTACCGACCTGATGCGCTGATCTCATGGCAGCGTGATGGATCCGACTGCTGTCACTGGAAAGGAGTTACTTGCAATAACCTCACTGGCTTCGTCATTGCATTGGAGATACCTGCTCCTGATTTTGGCGATGTGATCGCAGGTATCGCCGTTGACTCTTCCCTGTTCAAGCTTCGATATTTGCAACGTCTGGATCTCAGCTACAACCAATTGAACGGTGCCATCCCGAAGAGACTCGTGGAACTCACCCACCTAACCCACCTCAACCTGTCCCATTGTGGCTTCTCTGGTCAGATCCCAGTAGAGCTGTCCCAAATGACACGATTGGTCTCTCTCGATCTCTCTTATAATGATGGCCTACTACTCCAGCATCCTAATTTCTCACAGCTTTTCAGAGGCTTAGTTCATTTGGAGCACCTTCGACTGGATAGAGTTGACGTCTCCATGAGCTTAAGAGATGTAAGCATGAGCTTGTCGTCATCTCATGACCTGCAAACATTCAGCTTGTCTGGGTGTAATATTTCTGGTCCAATGGACGAATCACTTCTCCATTTTCAGTCAATATCTTACTTGGATTTGGGGTCCAACAAACTTGAAAGTAGTATTGTTGAAGGTTTATGCTCGCTTGGGGACATCACTTCGTTAAGGCTTCGTGCAAGTTTCATGACCGGGCCAATTCCGCCATGTCTTTTCAGTCTTCCCTCTTTAAAGGAGTTGGACCTCGGTGGCAACCATCTCAACTCTGGAATCCCCAACCTGCAGCTCAGCCAGATCGCCTCCTCTCTGACTGAACTGGACCTAAGTGGCAACCGACTAACTGGGAGCATTCCCTCATCCCTCTTCAACCTCTCTTTTCTAGCAACACTAGACCTCAGCCACAATCTCCTAACAGAGAACATTCCTTCATCCCACTTCAATCTCCCTTTCCTAAAAAAAGTAGTCCTCAGCGGCAATAGCCTAACTGGGACCATTCCATCATGGCTTTTCAACCTCTCCTCCTTAGAAGAACTAGACCTCAGTAGCAACCGTCTACTTGGGATTCCCTCATCGCTTTTCAATCCAATCTCATCGCTAAAAACAGTAGACCTTAGTGATAATTTCCTAACTCGGAGTGTTCCCTTGTTGCTTTTCAACCTCTCCTCCTTAGAGTCACTAGACCTTAGCAACAACTACCTAACTGGGGTTCCCTCGGTGCTTTTCAACTCAAACTCCTCCTTAACAACACTAGACCTTAGTCACAACAGCCTGATAGGCAGCATTCCTCCCTTCTTTTTCACCCTTCCTTCCCTGACGAAACTAAACCTCGGAAGTAATAAGTTCAGCGACCTGCTCGCCAACTTTGACAATAACCTATACTCCCAGTACTTGGAAATCCTTCAGCTTGATCACAATTTTTTGAGTGGTGATATCCCTTCTTTCGTCAACAGGCTTCGTTCCGTGAAAAACATTGACCTTTCTTCTAATTGTTTCAATTTTACCATTgatctttccttcttttttagtATCAAGGGCCTTTTTGCATTGGATCTTTCCAATAACACAAGGCTGACAGTTGATTCATCTTATTCCAGTGACGATGCACAAG GGCTCTCCAACAATAACATTGAAGGGGAGATACCATTTTGCTTGTGGGAAGTTATTCATTTTGGTGGTCTGGATCTTGATCATAACAAGCTACATGGTTTTGAAGAGCCAGCCCAGGGGATTACAGGTTATGGCCTTTCGTACATGTCTGTCTCCAATAATCGAATCCAAGGGGAAATTCCAACTTTCCTTTGCAATTTCCATGACGGGTGA
- the LOC116261714 gene encoding ubiquitin-like protein 5, with the protein MIEVVLNDRLGKKIRVKCNEDDTIGDLKKLVAAQTGTRAEKIRIQKWYNIYKDHITLSDYEIHDGMGLELYYN; encoded by the coding sequence ATGATCGAGGTGGTGCTGAACGATCGGCTGGGCAAGAAGATAAGGGTGAAGTGCAACGAGGACGACACCATCGGCGACCTCAAGAAGCTTGTCGCCGCTCAGACGGGCACCCGCGCGGAGAAGATACGTATACAGAAGTGGTACAACATCTACAAGGATCACATCACCCTCAGCGACTATGAGATCCACGATGGAATGGGCTTAGAGCTCTACTACAATTAG